A region from the Mya arenaria isolate MELC-2E11 chromosome 2, ASM2691426v1 genome encodes:
- the LOC128213356 gene encoding tubulin polymerization-promoting protein family member 2-like encodes MAGGGDDLVAKFQEFCTLAGSKDKTQMTSKASGKMVADCLEKNYKKYDVKSICDASVFPAVKEKGKPCMTVNKVNVDKFVQKTAHELAKRKTKNNKIADNDPEVEAIKADICSCITGGGPHVKATKQSATGNVGGLTDASKYTGAHKERFDADGKGKGVKGREDIAENSGYVGNYKGKDTFDKKK; translated from the exons ATGGCAGGCGGCGGTGACGACCTTGTGGCCAAGTTTCAGGAGTTTTGTACGCTAGCCGGCTCAAAGGACAAGACGCAGATGACATCTAAGGCGAGCGGCAAAATGGTGGCGGACTGCCTGGAGAAGAACTACAAGAAATACGACGTCAAGTCCATATGTGATGCCAGCGTCTTTCCGGCCGTCAAGGAGAAAGGGAAACC GTGTATGACGGTGAACAAAGTTAACGTGGACAAGTTCGTACAAAAGACAGCACACGAGCTCGCCAAGCGCAAGACGAAAAACAACAAGATTGCCGACAACGACCCGGAAGTGGAAGCCATCAAGGCCGACATCTGCAGCTGCATTACCGGCGGAGGGCCACATGTCAAAGCCACG AAACAATCAGCCACTGGGAATGTGGGCGGCCTGACGGACGCCTCCAAGTACACTGGCGCACACAAGGAGCGCTTTGACGCCGATGGGAAGGGAAAGGGGGTTAAGGGGCGGGAAGATATTGCGGAAAACTCCGGATATGTTGGAAACTACAAGGGAAAGGATACAtttgacaagaaaaaataa
- the LOC128213347 gene encoding uncharacterized protein LOC128213347 has translation MADERVCKQFMKACKLSGSEDATTMTRMCSRNIRRFFWDDVADLEGVDMRHCEEKVFKNLMNKKHQHIRVDPAHVDAYITNLAHEITKIKRGDTKLPRDDPRVTVTKELLENIVRNTKVMLTGTIEKPNDGRDPVQGKGGKPGAKLHEKAEPNRTMENMNYRFRRPDLPKGMKHVFDLRHGKPIVIAKRDYGNLS, from the exons ATGGCGGACGAGCGGGTctgcaaacagtttatgaagGCGTGCAAGCTCTCTGGAAGTGAGGACGCCACCACTATGACGCGCATGTGTAGCCGGAACATCCGGCGATTCTTCTGGGATGACGTGGCTGATTTGGAGGGCGTGGACATGCGCCACTGCGAGGAAAAGGTTTTCAAGAATCTCATGAACAAAAAACATCA acacattagGGTGGACCCTGCTCATGTTGACGCTTACATCACAAACCTCGCCCACGAAATCACGAAGATCAAGAGGGGCGATACAAAACTACCCAGGGACGATCCAAGAGTTACCGTTACCAAGGAGTTGTTGGAAAACATCGTCCGCAATACCAAAGTAATGCTGACAGGAACC ATTGAGAAGCCTAACGATGGTCGAGATCCCGTGCAAGGGAAGGGCGGGAAACCGGGGGCGAAGCTGCACGAGAAAGCGGAGCCGAACCGAACGATGGAGAACATGAACTACCGCTTTAGGCGGCCTGACCTTCCCAAGGGCATGAAACACGTATTTGACTTGAGACATGGGAAGCCTATTGTGATTGCGAAGCGGGACTACGGGAACCTGTCATAG
- the LOC128225115 gene encoding tubulin polymerization-promoting protein family member 2-like: MAGGGDDLVAKFQEFCTLAGSKDKTQMTSKASGKMVADCLEKNYKKYDIKSICDASVFPAIKEKGKPFMTVNKANVEKYVQKTAHEVAKRKTKNTKIADNDPEVETIKADMCSCISGGGPQVKATKQSATGNVGGLTDASKYTGAHKERFDADGKGKGIEGRADIADNSGYVGNYKGQDTFDKK; this comes from the exons ATGGCAGGCGGTGGTGACGACCTTGTGGCCAAGTTTCAGGAGTTTTGTACGCTAGCCGGATCAAAAGACAAGACTCAGATGACATCCAAGGCGAGCGGCAAAATGGTTGCGGACTGCCTGGAAAAGAACTACAAGAAATACGACATCAAGTCCATTTGTGACGCCAGCGTCTTCCCGGCTATCAAGGAGAAAGGGAAACC atttatgaCGGTGAACAAGGCTAACGTTGAAAAGTACGTACAGAAGACCGCACACGAGGTTGCCAAGCGCAAGACCAAAAACACAAAGATTGCCGACAACGACCCGGAAGTGGAAACCATCAAGGCCGACATGTGTAGCTGCATTTCCGGTGGAGGGCCGCAGGTGAAGGCCACG AAACAGTCAGCCACTGGGAATGTGGGCGGCCTGACGGACGCCTCCAAGTACACTGGTGCGCACAAGGAGCGCTTTGACGCCGATGGGAAGGGAAAGGGGATTGAGGGACGGGCAGATATAGCGGACAATTCCGGATATGTTGGAAACTACAAGGGACAGGATACATTTGacaagaaataa